Proteins encoded by one window of Venturia canescens isolate UGA chromosome 2, ASM1945775v1, whole genome shotgun sequence:
- the LOC122406363 gene encoding uncharacterized protein, translated as MPPTCVLNNLYVQPTPDPLKDLNEFERILIQRAKAFQTVIKMDLLDTDLREVEFPISQECESDEDVDDPDMNRDEREEHNRGDGIQKVAANKQIDGRVAALLTQMTPSDCFYEQYTIHQMHAPKENKTATELYQMLKAIMAFLKSDDNPIGKIIHYVIRREYQGRGMIHFHLLIWIEGAPVLGKNSKEEVADFIKTYVTSRIPNPKISPVLNRRVTTHQYHHHNSYCMRRKSVGVKGQGGSCKVCRFSFPKPVTNEWIIRDVQTSIAGRRKLKSKCQLYDNPRSLDEVNINNYNPAVLAAWEGNMDISFIGEKSSALARYCTKYLSKSEKTHAGETFEQINSTKSVSSRLWNIGLRALNNRECGALEAADTLLGYPLFVTDPETVIRWVDINIVRSRRVKARKLVETMDAESTDIFYDGLIENYPKRPDELDSTSFYDYATWYDIVKSMPQRKDVVFYQIGPDSYLRKRNRGYLINHYQFDPLTNPEKYFYSLLLLFQPWRCVTELKNGKETYTESYFSVQATLPMAAEYHERLSEIAKDAKEMKELIQQKVDEIEKDQENNPDSGNQKVPHGCDPIEADDAMKDFINLGANEAHKEKNVSDMILELNADQKRIFDSVTNAINSGEILRLYVSGEGGTGKSFLIKTITCWLRQVKNKDSAVTAPTGIAAFNIDGLTLHRLLQLPVEHNRTPKYRELSDAALKVIRDNFKNVDLIIIDEISMVSNITLMYIHLRLTEIFDTTDVENGWFGKKNIIVFGDLLQLPPVREEPVFIKLSKEKVEKLIGSLSSIDLWGNLFKYDELTINMRQKNDVSYREMLSKIRLGCIDTESMQMLESRKIEITSSNIPDRIKELCDYISTLQTDIVCLMPTNRMCDVLNEAMLDRIPSKEIHLVAEDLIDKPSFKNRVTKILHRWEDDISQTAGLARVISIKIGSKVMLRRNIDVTIGLVNGTIGEVVSVSESLDGSTIKGVTIKLTNGMQYDIERVSVKFEVVDGVYVTRRQFPLCVYI; from the exons ATGCCTCCAACGTGTGTTCTCAATAATCTATACGTTCAACCTACACCTGATCCCCTTAAAGATTTGAACGAATTCGAAAGAATATTGATCCAAAGAGCTAAAGCATTTCAAACAGTTATAAAGATGG ATTTACTGGACACGGATTTACGTGAAGTTGAATTTCCAATATCCCAAGAATGTGAAAGCGATGAGGATGTTGATGATCCGGATATGAACCGTGATGAACGAGAAGAACATAATCGAGGTGATGGCATTCAAAAAGTAGCTGCAAACAAGCAAATAGATGGCCGTGTTGCAGCTTTGTTGACACAAATGACTCCATCCGATTGCTTTTATGAACAATATACGATTCATCAGATGCATGCTcctaaagaaaataaaactgcAACGGAACTTTATCAGATGTTAAAG GCAATAATGGCTTTTCTTAAATCGGACGATAATCCCATTGGaaaaatcatacattatgtTATAAGGAGAGAGTATCAGGGAAGAGGTATGAtacattttcatttgcttATATGGATAGAGGGTGCTCCGGTTCTTggcaaaaattcgaaagaagAAGTCGCTGACTTCATCAAGACGTACGTGACTTCTAGAATACCGAATCCAAAAATTTCACCCGTTTTGAATCGTCGAGTTACCACCCACCAATATCACCATCACAATTCTTATTGTATGCGTAGAAAATCAGTAGGAGTGAAAGGTCAGGGTGGTAGTTGTAAAGTTTGTCGATTTTCATTTCCGAAACCAGTTACTAACGAGTGGATTATCAGAGATGTTCAAACATCCATTGCTGGACGGCGAAAGTTAAAATCTAAGTGCCAATTGTACGATAATCCTCGGAGTCTCGACGAAGTTAATATAAACAACTACAACCCTGCCGTTTTAGCAGCCTGGGAGGGTAATATGGATATCTCATTCATAGGAGAAAAATCGTCGGCGCTGGCTCGGTATTGTACCAAATATCTGTCCAAATCCGAAAAAACCCATGCTGGAGAGACTTTTGAACAAATCAATAGTACGAAATCTGTTTCCAGTAGGCTTTGGAATATTGGGTTACGTGCATTGAATAATCGAGAATGTGGTGCACTTGAAGCAGCAGATACACTGTTGGGATATCCCTTATTTGTTACCGATCCAGAAACTGTTATCAGATGGGTTGACATTAATATTGTTAGAAGTAGGCGGGTCAAGGCTCGTAAATTAGTAGAGACCATGGACGCAGAATCGACAGATATTTTCTATGATGGCTTGATCGAAAATTATCCAAAAAGACCTGATGAATTAGATAGTACAAGTTTTTACGATTATGCTACATGGTATGATATCGTTAAAAGCATGCCTCAACGGAAAGATGTAGTATTTTATCAAATTGGACCGGACTCGTATCTTCGGAAACGCAATCGTGGCTATTTAATTAACCATTATCAATTCGACCCCTTGACTAatcctgaaaaatatttctactcCTTACTGCTATTATTTCAGCCATGGCGATGTGTAACTGAACTCAAAAATGGTAAGGAGACATACActgaatcatatttttccGTACAGGCGACATTGCCAATGGCTGCTGAATACCATGAGCGTTTGTCGGAAATTGCAAAAGATGctaaagaaatgaaagaattaATCCAACAGAAAGTGGATGAAATCGAAAAGGATCAAGAAAATAATCCAGATTCAGGTAACCAAAAGGTTCCACATGGGTGCGATCCAATCGAGGCTGATGATGCTATGaaagattttattaatttgggCGCGAATGAAGCtcataaggaaaaaaatgtttcagatATGATCCTAGAATTGAATGCAGATCAGAAACGCATATTCGACTCAGTAACCAATGCAATAAATTCTGGAGAAATACTCAGATTATATGTCAGCGGAGAGGGTGGAACAGGCAAAAGTTTCTTGATAAAAACCATAACGTGTTGGCTTAGACAAGTGAAAAACAAGGATTCGGCGGTAACTGCTCCCACTGGGATAGCTGCCTTTAACATTGACGGATTAACTTTACATAGATTGCTTCAGCTGCCCGTCGAACATAATCGTACACCGAAATATCGGGAGCTGTCGGATGCAGCTTTGAAAGTCATTAGGgataattttaaaaacgttGATCTGATAATTATTGACGAAATATCGATGGTCTCAAATATTACTTTAATGTACATTCATCTTAGATTGACTGAAATTTTTGACACCACTGACGTTGAAAATGGCTGgttcgggaaaaaaaatattatagttTTTGGTGATCTTCTACAATTGCCACCTGTTCGGGAGGAACCAGTGTTTATAAAGCTTTCAAAagaaaaggttgaaaaattaattggatCGTTGAGTAGCATCGATTTGTGGGGCAATTTATTCAAGTACGATGAACTAACAATCAATATGCGTCAGAAAAATGACGTATCGTACCGAGAAATGCTTTCAAAAATCCGTTTGGGTTGCATAGATACCGAAAGTATGCAAATGTTAGAGTCGAGAAAGATTGAAATAACATCTTCGAATATTCCTGATAGAATTAAGGAGTTGTGCGATTATATAAGTACATTGCAAACGGACATAGTTTGTTTAATGCCTACAAATCGCATGTGTGATGTGTTGAACGAGGCAATGTTAGATCGGATCCCGTCAAAAGAAATCCACTTAGTCGCTGAAGATTTAATCGATAAACCATCGTTTAAAAATAGGGTTACGAAGATTTTACATCGGTGGGAGGATGACATAAGTCAAACTGCCGGGCTCGCTAGGGTGATTTCCATTAAAATCGGTTCCAAAGTTATGCTTCGACGTAATATCGATGTCACAATTGGTCTCGTTAATGGAACGATTGGCGAGGTAGTTTCGGTCTCTGAATCTTTGGATGGAAGTACAATTAAAGGAGTCACTATCAAACTCACAAATGGTATGCAATATGATATAGAGCGTGTAAGCGTTAAATTCGAAGTGGTCGACGGTGTTTACGTAACGAGGAGACAATTTCCTTTGTGT GTTTACatctaa